From a region of the Coffea arabica cultivar ET-39 chromosome 3e, Coffea Arabica ET-39 HiFi, whole genome shotgun sequence genome:
- the LOC113737152 gene encoding uncharacterized protein isoform X2, translated as MEVVAKLSEILSVFESSLSQIKWKLRPSAKRRLETDVLALITEMRPVVMVDYGGKMPELQEQLCSFLDSCQKESPVFELLKVMVIEDMIYFIHARALAEFVKSSLNLETEVVLIDVEQDPPKMMAQNYKSSAAAEFLSIQKKFYSLFHSNPVKRDLLQCEGTETRTGTGTSNSTGVIDLSSWIQETEVTIPAINGWLLGYPVVYLFCKEHIEDAVCNLSTKSLNLYQIFVSRSGIPSRGAQCEELMRDAKLLAPFSLCKSP; from the exons ATGGAGGTGGTCGCGAAGCTGTCGGAAATTCTCAGCGTTTTTGAGTCTTCTCTTTCCCAAATTAAATGGAAGCTGCGTCCTTCTGCAAAGCGTCGGCTCGAGACAG ATGTTTTGGCATTGATCACGGAGATGAGGCCAGTTGTAATGGTAGATTATGGTGGAAAGATGCCTGAATTGCAAGAACAGCTTTGTTCTTTTCTTGACAGCTGCCAAAAG GAGTCACCTGTTTTTGAGCTTCTGAAAGTCATGGTTATAGAGGATATGATATATTTTATTCATGCAAGAGCACTTGCAGAATTTGTAAAGTCAAgtttaaatttggaaacagaaGTGGTTCTCATTGATGTTGAACAGGATCCTCCAAAG ATGATGGCACAAAATTATAAAAGCTCTGCAGCTGCAGAATTTCTATCAATTCAGAAGAAGTTTTATTCTCTCTTTCATTCGAATCCAGTGAAAAGGGATCTCTTGCAATGTGAAGGGACTGAAACAAGGACTGGTACTGGGACCTCCAACTCCACTGGGGTAATTGATCTCAGCAGCTGGATTCAGGAAACTGAGGTCACaattccagccattaatgg ATGGCTTCTTGGTTATCCAGTGGTATACTTGTTCTGCAAGGAACATATTGAGGACGCTGTATGTAACCTCTCCACCAAGTCCCTAAATCTATATCAAATTTTTGTTAGCAG GAGTGGGATACCTAGTAGAGGAGCTCAATGTGAAGAATTAATGAG AGATGCCAAACTACTAGCTCCATTCAGCCTCTGCAAGTCACCTTAA
- the LOC113737152 gene encoding uncharacterized protein isoform X1: MEVVAKLSEILSVFESSLSQIKWKLRPSAKRRLETDVLALITEMRPVVMVDYGGKMPELQEQLCSFLDSCQKESPVFELLKVMVIEDMIYFIHARALAEFVKSSLNLETEVVLIDVEQDPPKMMAQNYKSSAAAEFLSIQKKFYSLFHSNPVKRDLLQCEGTETRTGTGTSNSTGVIDLSSWIQETEVTIPAINGWLLGYPVVYLFCKEHIEDAVCNLSTKSLNLYQIFVSRSGIPSRGAQCEELMSFTVPYDLSLEGRNEPWAKSFLLRMQAKLETCKQVWGSLKMEVSGCYPQAIVL; this comes from the exons ATGGAGGTGGTCGCGAAGCTGTCGGAAATTCTCAGCGTTTTTGAGTCTTCTCTTTCCCAAATTAAATGGAAGCTGCGTCCTTCTGCAAAGCGTCGGCTCGAGACAG ATGTTTTGGCATTGATCACGGAGATGAGGCCAGTTGTAATGGTAGATTATGGTGGAAAGATGCCTGAATTGCAAGAACAGCTTTGTTCTTTTCTTGACAGCTGCCAAAAG GAGTCACCTGTTTTTGAGCTTCTGAAAGTCATGGTTATAGAGGATATGATATATTTTATTCATGCAAGAGCACTTGCAGAATTTGTAAAGTCAAgtttaaatttggaaacagaaGTGGTTCTCATTGATGTTGAACAGGATCCTCCAAAG ATGATGGCACAAAATTATAAAAGCTCTGCAGCTGCAGAATTTCTATCAATTCAGAAGAAGTTTTATTCTCTCTTTCATTCGAATCCAGTGAAAAGGGATCTCTTGCAATGTGAAGGGACTGAAACAAGGACTGGTACTGGGACCTCCAACTCCACTGGGGTAATTGATCTCAGCAGCTGGATTCAGGAAACTGAGGTCACaattccagccattaatgg ATGGCTTCTTGGTTATCCAGTGGTATACTTGTTCTGCAAGGAACATATTGAGGACGCTGTATGTAACCTCTCCACCAAGTCCCTAAATCTATATCAAATTTTTGTTAGCAG GAGTGGGATACCTAGTAGAGGAGCTCAATGTGAAGAATTAATGAG CTTCACAGTACCATATGACCTGAGCTTGGAGGGGCGCAATGAACCATGGGCAAAGTCATTTTTGCTCCGTATGCAGGCAAAATTGGAAACATGCAAGCAAGTTTGGGGATCTTTGAAAATGGAGGTCAGTGGTTGTTATCCACAagcaattgttttgtaa